Proteins co-encoded in one Neodiprion lecontei isolate iyNeoLeco1 chromosome 3, iyNeoLeco1.1, whole genome shotgun sequence genomic window:
- the LOC124293658 gene encoding uncharacterized protein LOC124293658 isoform X5: protein MKPNNANGEVPNVVDDEYEARGGQGSLIGFLYQLKVLMLFMIRGLRKDLKFRLATEMMAAGNFDDLVLEFKCDDDTNSKKAYRFLQAKHRQHDSPLTSALDLFRNDVFDLRKYFDSYRQIKRHPVFSQGDLKDFIIYTTVDLDAKKLESQGIKLIQDEPDDDFLDFKNPNNGNRRYKFDSKGPSMIYEKLASEAYYLAQTLAAKVLNGEKLTVDNEILKKYRHILTKEVINVEKKKFSDAFIKGEPLSDGAKNFREKFFRQYLQQTEHPENDVNQEEIWNDIKEKSLKFSDSFVSDCVLENLKKLPAEFQKLLDSADDNKLVIIETSPEKVSGKDKGKAYAPNIVTNIDTLLRYVLIEETTDKIRFKSEFLNDMSDDELPGDIPKLRTALRNKMGKKKFADLSKYHFEIGNLRKFHDSDVSVEEIRCFLEKLTVAVKQPDENELDEILKIELAQDCMLDVLCADSVTMSFQREMEKWFLYEKGSYKSGDDVREFLDKTVNEIITLKLSGLNSEYPEQLENYGMYFEEANKELVKYLNNLTKDTGKKNAACNLVATEGTLIAAIQVHREIKNSPEFHGEHKSVIIRLNELLLPSIRKHVIDVFRMKDRYHLLVVVSEGCNDQELRDLGILYKDLNEIMTDKGYEMKRLIFVTSTELRFENCYQIHCDLGFNDLTDESQRKLLNKQLVNLQDRKENMSFTKLLRIQQSENVDPNGFKNFRDAIDSTTLEKLIRGRNNIKIGSAPQGLGSIKNYFMNRTFHRRVIIKADVFESELTSEIYAVGHVDLNFSQNQRAHGKMRSSQRIHSLKQQRRFVELNSGEEETRFEELCNANPSQNVHWLMWGEGGLLWIRSNGSIDTLLKYRDLGRNFDCNYRCAVCKSAASNIIVDELNAQNVGPVIVSDVAGMGKTTILTHFTTKMEENNPKMWVIRINLNDYTEALAREKSECNVKAGDEESVTKFLVNDFLELKTEMERVILKYLIKVPGSVALLFDGFDEISPRYTETVIKMLKALKEYSGVKLVVTTRPQMPSALESTLQTFSYAMEPFSREDQIDFLVRYWRNVCNQVDETLQTLKTRAGIVLEEIGNAVSDRLNEFAGIALQTQLIGEIFAHENVNTVSVVNRDGFESDGRDCIKLADLYRMFFDRMFEIHCEEKLKVDPTILAVRGYAKKLRAEFLENHRRLAMYTFLQEKKSETWTLSAEEIVKVNKSIAEIRRGDERMGIVTSTINQRVRFIHRTFLEYFVASYLFHSLKKSDANESTERLKEFILIKILQKTECKVIRAFLNDLLSEPPVNSIFDAPISTEEWEVYVSSRYYGPISKIAAREGNYEIMEFVFSWLAKNSSDPQKFINAKFTFFDLTLINQVIKNMPLHRCQSTLAKAERAALTWLLEHKADVNVTDSAGNTSMHLAVMRGNLMVLKLLADQGGADMTARNDKGETLQHIAAKFQKLDMLKWLLEDQGCDVNVQDDSGMTLQHVAAGYYNLDVLNWLVRDQNCEVNVRDDSGIMWQRIFAEFKVSKMPKQVVDDRGRDVNVQDHSEMTLQHVAIGYDDLDELNWLVKDQNCEVNVRDDSGMTWQRTFAKFKVSKMPKQVVEDRGCDVNVRNDSGITLQHVAAACNNLDVLKWLVEDRGCDVNVRYDSGMTLQHVAAACNNLDMLKWLVEDRGCDVNVRNDSGITLQYLAAKRNNLDMLKWLVEDRGCDVNVRNDSGITLQHVAAAWNNLDMLKWLVEDRGCDVNVRNDSGITLQYLAAECNNLDMLKWLVEDRGCDVNVRNDSGMTLQYLAAKCNNLDMLKWLVEDRGCDVNVRNDSGITLQHVAAAWNNLDVLKWLVEDRGCDVNVRNDSGITLQYLATECNNLDMLKWLVEDRGCDVNVRNDPGITLQHVAAARNNLDVLKWLVEDRGCDVNVRNDSGITLQYLAAECNNLDMLKWLVEDRGCDVNVRNDSGITLQHVAAARNNLDVLKWLVEDRGCDVNVRDDSGMTLQHVAAGCNNLDMLKWLVEDRGCDVNVRDDSGMTLQHVAAECNNLDMLKWLVEDRGCDVNVRDDSGMTLQHVAAECNNLDMLKWLVEDRGCDVNVRNDSGITLQHVAAARNNLDVLKWLVEDRGCDVNVRNDSGITLQYLAAECNNLDMLKWLVEDRGCDVNVRNDSGITLQHVAAARNNLDVLKWLVEDRGCDVNVRDDSGMTLQHVAAGCNNLDMLKWLVEDRGCDVNVRSNMGSTLQHIAAKCNKLDVLKWLVEDRGCDVNVRNESGITLQYLAAECNNLDMLKWLVEDRGCDVNVRNDSGITLQHVAAACNNLDVLKWLVEDRGCDVNVWSNMGSTLQHIAAECNKLDVLKWLVEDRGCDVNVRDNSGMTLQHIAGEYNNLDMLKWLVEDRGCDVNVRDDSGMTLQHVAAGCNNLDMLKWLVEDRGCDVNVRDDSGMTLQHVAAECNNLDMLKWLVEDRGCDVNVRDNLGMTLQHIAAECGSSDVLKWLVEDRCCDVNVRDDSGMTLQHVAALYNYLDILASTRI from the exons ATGAAACCCAACAACGCGAACGGCGAAGTGCCAAACGTCGTAGATGATGAGTATGAAGCACGGGGCGGGCAGGGGAGTCTGATAGGCTTTCTTTACCAGCTGAAGGTGCTAATGCTCTTCATGATCCGCGGATTACGGAAAGATCTAAAGTTTCGTTTAGCGACCGAAATGATGGCGGCGGGAAACTTTGATGATCTCGTGCTTGAGTTTAAATGCGACGACGACACCAATAGTAAGAAGGCTTACCGATTTCTTCAGGCCAAACATAGACAGCATGATTCGCCGCTGACCAGTGCTCTGGACCTTTTCAGGAATGATGTCTTCGACTTGAGGAAATACTTTGATTCCTACCGTCAGATAAAAAGACATCCCGTTTTCAGTCAGGGCGATTTGAAAGATTTCATAATTTATACTACCGTAGATCTAGATGCAAAGAAACTCGAATCTCAAGGGATTAAGCTGATACAGGATGAACCAGATGACGATTTTCTGGATTTCAAAAACCCAAACAACGGAAACAGACGATACAAGTTCGACAGTAAAGGACCATCTATGATCTATGAAAAGCTAGCATCGGAAGCTTACTATCTGGCTCAGACGTTGGCTGCGAAAGTTCTCAATGGGGAAAAGTTGACGGTTGACAacgaaattctgaaaaaatatcgtcacATACTGACAAAGGAAGTTATCAAtgtggagaaaaagaaattttccgaCGCTTTTATTAAAGGGGAACCATTGTCCGATGGGGCGAAAAATTTccgcgagaaattttttcgtcagTATTTGCAACAAACTGAACACCCGGAAAATGATGTGAACCAAGAAGAGATTTGGAATGATATAAAGGAAAAGTCTCTCAAATTCTCGGATAGTTTCGTCTCGGACTGCGTACTCGAGAATCTGAAAAAGTTACCCGCGgaattccaaaaattattgGATTCTGCCGACGATAACAAACTAGTCATAATAGAAACGTCGCCAGAAAAAGTCTCTGGGAAAGACAAAGGAAAAGCCTATGCGCCCAATATCGTAACTAACATCGACACTTTGTTGAGATATGTATTGATTGAAGAAACTACCGACAAGATTCGATTCAAGTCAGAGTTTTTGAACGATATGTCTGATGACGAGCTGCCTGGGGACATACCGAAACTGAGAACTGCTCTGCGAAacaaaatgggaaaaaaaaaattcgccgATCTCAGTAAATATCATTTTGAAATCGGAAATTTAAGGAAGTTTCATGACAGTGACGTCAGCGTAGAAGAAATCCGATGTTTCCTCGAGAAGTTGACGGTTGCGGTGAAACAGCCGGACGAAAATGAACTGgacgaaatattaaaaatagaGTTGGCTCAAGATTGCATGTTAGATGTACTATGTGCTGATTCAGTTACCATGTCTTTCCAAAGAGAGATGGAGAAATGGTTTCTTTACGAAAAAGGTTCATATAAATCAGGGGATGACGTCCGTGAATTTCTCGATAAAACtgtaaatgaaattataacGCTGAAATTGTCGGGATTGAATTCGGAATACCCGGAGCAGCTTGAAAATTACGGCATGTATTTCGAAGAAGCAAATAAGGAGTTGGTGAAGTATTTAAACAATTTGACAAAAGATACAGGAAAGAAAAATGCCGCTTGTAATTTAGTCGCAACCGAGGGAACACTGATAGCAGCCATTCAAGTTCACCGAGAGATCAAGAATTCACCCGAGTTTCACGGAGAACATAAAAGTGTAATTATACGGCTGAACGAGCTCTTGTTGCCCAGTATCAGAAAACATGTAATAGATGTATTTCGAATGAAGGACCGGTATCATTTGCTGGTTGTCGTTTCTGAAGGGTGCAATGATCAGGAGCTTCGGGACTTAGGTATACTGTACAAAGATTTGAACGAAATTATGACGGATAAAGGATATGAGATGAAGAGGCTGATTTTTGTTACAAGCACGGAGTTACGTTTCGAAAACTGTTATCAGATTCACTGTGATTTAGGCTTCAATGACCTTACAGACGAGTCACAGAGGAAACTATTGAACAAACAGCTCGTTAATTTGCAAGATCGAAAAGAAAACATGAGTTTCACAAAGTTATTGCGAATTCAACAATCGGAAAATGTAGATCCGAACGGTTTTAAAAACTTCAGAGACGCCATCGACTCCACAACGTTGGAGAAGCTGATCCGTGGCaggaataatataaaaataggCTCTGCCCCGCAAGGTTTGGGttctataaaaaattatttcatgaatcgTACATTTCATCGGCGGGTTATCATCAAGGCCGACGTCTTTGAGTCTGAACTGACTTCCGAGATCTACGCCGTCGGGCACGTGGACCTCAATTTCTCACAGAACCAAAGGGCGCATGGAAAAATGAGATCTTCTCAGCGAATTCATTCCTTGAAACAGCAACGTAGATTCGTTGAATTGAACAGTGGTGAAGAGGAGACGCGATTCGAAGAGCTATGTAACGCAAATCCAAGCCAAAACGTTCACTGGCTTATGTGGGGAGAGGGAGGATTACTATGGATACGATCGAATGGTAGTATCGATACTTTGCTGAAGTACAGAGACTTAGGAAGAAATTTTGATTGTAACTACCGGTGTGCGGTATGTAAAAGCGCAGCCAGCAATATAATAGTTGATGAACTAAATGCTCAGAATGTGGGGCCCGTAATTGTTTCTGATGTCGCGGGCATGGGAAAAACAACAATTCTAACTCACTTTACGACGAAGATGGAAGAGAATAACCCCAAAATGTGGGTGATCCGTATTAATTTGAACGATTATACAGAGGCGTTGGCGAGAGAAAAAAGCGAATGCAATGTGAAAGCGGGTGACGAGGAGAGCGTGACCAAGTTCCTCGTCAACGATTTTTTGGAACTCAAGACTGAAATGGAAAGAGTGATTCTGAAATATCTTATCAAGGTACCAGGTAGCGTGGCTTTACTTTTTGACGGTTTTGATGAAATAAGTCCCCGGTACACGGAAACAGTAATAAAAATGCTGAAAGCATTAAAAGAATATTCAGGAGTGAAATTGGTCGTTACCACAAGACCCCAAATGCCAAGTGCATTAGAAAGTACGCTTCAGACATTTTCTTACGCAATGGAACCGTTTTCTCGAGAAGATCAAATCGATTTCTTAGTCAGGTATTGGAGGAACGTATGCAATCAAGTTGACGAAACACTGCAAACACTGAAAACACGTGCTGGAATAGTGTTGGAGGAAATTGGAAATGCAGTCTCTGATAGGCTCAATGAATTCGCTGGTATTGCACTGCAAACTCAGCTCATTGGAGAAATATTCGCTCACGAGAATGTCAATACGGTTTCAGTGGTTAATCGTGATGGTTTCGAATCGGATGGGCGAGATTGTATTAAACTGGCTGATCTGTACCGTATGTTTTTTGACAGAATGTTTGAAATACACTGCgaagaaaagttgaaagttGACCCCACCATCCTTGCGGTACGGGGATATGCCAAGAAACTGAGAGCAGAATTTTTAGAGAACCATCGGCGATTAGCTATGTACACGTTTctccaagaaaaaaaatcagaaacgtGGACTTTATCTGCAGAGGAAATTGTCAAAGTGAATAAATCGATTGCTGAGATAAGACGCGGTGATGAACGAATGGGCATCGTGACAAGTACAATCAATCAGAGAGTGCGTTTCATTCATAGAACTTTTCTAGAATATTTCGTGGCCAGTTATTTGTTTCATAGCCTCAAAAAATCGGACGCGAATGAGTCGACTGAGCGGTTAAAAGAgtttattttgattaaaattctGCAAAAAACAGAATGTAAAGTGATTCGTGCCTTCCTTAACGATCTATTATCCGAACCGCCAGTAAACTCGATATTCGACGCTCCTATCTCTACGGAAGAATGGGAGGTATACGTATCCAGCAGATACTACGGACCGATTTCGAAGATTGCTGCGAGGGAAGGCAATTACGAGATCATGGAATTCGTCTTTTCTTGGCTTGCAAAGAATTCCTCAGATCCACAGAAGTTCATTAACGCAAAGTTCACATTTTTTGACCTAACTCTGATAAATCAAGTGATTAAGAACATGCCGCTACACAGATGCCAGAGCACATTAGCTAAAGCTGAAAGAGCAGCTCTGACATGGTTGCTGGAACACAAGGCTGATGTCAATGTTACCGATTCTGCAGGGAATACTTCAATGCACTTGGCTGTTATGAGAGGAAATTTGATGGTTCTGAAATTATTGGCAGATCAGGGAGGAGCTGACATGACCGCTCGAAATGACAAGGGTGAAACATTGCAGCATATAGCTGCTAAATTTCAGAAGTTAGATATGCTAAAGTGGCTTTTGGAAGACCAGGGTTGCGACGTCAACGTACAGGATGATTCAGGGATGACGTTGCAACACGTGGCTGCTGGATATTATAACTTAGATGTGCTGAACTGGCTTGTGAGAGACCAAAATTGCGAAGTCAACGTACGGGACGATTCAGGGATAATGTGGCAGCGTATATTTGCTGAATTTAAGGTGTCAAAAATGCCAAAGCAGGTTGTGGACGACCGAGGTCGCGACGTCAACGTACAGGATCATTCAGAGATGACGTTGCAGCACGTGGCTATTGGATATGATGACTTAGATGAGCTGAACTGGCTTGTGAAAGACCAAAATTGCGAAGTCAACGTACGGGACGATTCAGGGATGACGTGGCAGCGTACATTTGCTAAATTTAAGGTGTCAAAAATGCCAAAGCAGGTTGTGGAAGACCGAG GTTGCGACGTCAACGTACGGAATGATTCAGGGATAACGTTGCAGCACGTGGCTGCTGCATGTAATAACTTAGATGTGCTAAAGTGGCTTGTGGAAGACCGAGGTTGCGACGTTAACGTACGGTATGATTCAGGGATGACGTTGCAGCACGTGGCTGCTGCATGTAATAACTTAGATATGCTAAAGTGGCTTGTGGAAGACCGAGGTTGCGACGTCAACGTACGGAATGATTCGGGGATTACGTTGCAGTACTTAGCTGCTAAACGTAATAACTTAGATATGCTCAAGTGGCTTGTGGAAGACCGAGGTTGCGACGTCAACGTACGGAATGATTCAGGGATAACGTTGCAGCACGTGGCTGCTGCATGGAATAACTTAGATATGCTAAAGTGGCTTGTGGAAGACCGAGGTTGCGACGTCAACGTACGGAATGATTCGGGGATTACGTTGCAGTACTTAGCTGCTGAATGTAATAACTTAGATATGCTAAAGTGGCTTGTGGAAGACCGAGGTTGCGACGTCAACGTACGGAATGATTCGGGGATGACGTTGCAGTACTTAGCTGCTAAATGTAATAACTTAGATATGCTAAAGTGGCTTGTGGAAGACCGAGGTTGCGACGTTAACGTACGGAATGATTCAGGGATAACGTTGCAGCACGTGGCTGCTGCATGGAATAACTTAGATGTGCTAAAGTGGCTTGTGGAAGACCGAGGTTGCGACGTCAACGTACGGAATGATTCGGGGATTACGTTGCAGTACTTAGCTACTGAATGTAATAACTTAGATATGCTAAAGTGGCTTGTGGAAGACCGAGGTTGCGACGTTAACGTACGGAATGATCCAGGGATAACGTTGCAGCACGTGGCTGCTGCACGTAATAACTTAGATGTGCTAAAGTGGCTTGTGGAAGACCGAGGTTGCGACGTCAACGTACGGAATGATTCGGGGATTACGTTGCAGTACTTAGCTGCTGAATGTAATAACTTAGATATGCTAAAGTGGCTTGTGGAAGACCGAGGTTGCGACGTTAACGTACGGAATGATTCAGGGATAACGTTGCAGCACGTGGCTGCTGCACGTAATAACTTAGATGTGCTAAAGTGGCTTGTGGAAGACCGAGGTTGCGACGTCAACGTACGGGACGATTCAGGGATGACGTTGCAGCACGTGGCTGCTGGATGTAATAACTTAGATATGCTAAAGTGGCTTGTGGAAGACCGAG GTTGCGACGTCAACGTACGGGACGATTCAGGGATGACGTTGCAGCACGTGGCTGCTGAATGTAATAACTTAGATATGCTAAAGTGGCTTGTGGAAGACCGAGGCTGCGACGTCAACGTACGGGATGATTCAGGGATGACGTTGCAGCACGTGGCTGCTGAATGTAATAACTTAGATATGCTAAAGTGGCTTGTGGAAGACCGAGGTTGCGACGTTAACGTACGGAATGATTCAGGGATAACGTTGCAGCACGTGGCTGCTGCACGTAATAACTTAGATGTGCTAAAGTGGCTTGTGGAAGACCGAGGTTGCGACGTCAACGTACGGAATGATTCGGGGATTACGTTGCAGTACTTAGCTGCTGAATGTAATAACTTAGATATGCTAAAGTGGCTTGTGGAAGACCGAGGTTGCGACGTTAACGTACGGAATGATTCAGGGATAACGTTGCAGCACGTGGCTGCTGCACGTAATAACTTAGATGTGCTAAAGTGGCTTGTGGAAGACCGAGGTTGCGACGTCAACGTACGGGACGATTCAGGGATGACGTTGCAGCACGTGGCTGCTGGATGTAATAACTTAGATATGCTAAAGTGGCTTGTGGAAGACCGAGGTTGCGACGTTAACGTACGGAGTAATATGGGGTCGACGTTGCAGCACATAGCTGCTAAATGTAATAAGTTAGATGTGCTAAAGTGGCTTGTGGAAGACCGAGGTTGCGACGTCAACGTACGGAATGAGTCGGGGATTACGTTGCAGTACTTAGCTGCTGAATGTAATAACTTAGATATGCTAAAGTGGCTTGTGGAAGACCGAGGTTGCGACGTTAACGTACGGAATGATTCAGGGATAACGTTGCAGCACGTGGCTGCTGCATGTAATAATTTAGATGTGCTAAAGTGGCTTGTGGAAGACCGAGGTTGCGACGTCAACGTATGGAGTAATATGGGGTCGACGTTGCAGCATATAGCTGCTGAATGTAATAAGTTAGACGTGCTAAAGTGGCTTGTGGAAGACCGAGGTTGCGACGTCAACGTACGGGACAATTCAGGGATGACGTTGCAGCATATAGCTGGTGAATATAATAACTTAGATATGCTCAAGTGGCTCGTGGAAGACCGAGGTTGCGACGTCAACGTACGGGATGATTCTGGGATGACGTTGCAGCACGTGGCTGCTGGATGTAATAACTTAGATATGCTAAAGTGGCTTGTGGAAGATCGAGGTTGCGACGTCAACGTACGGGACGATTCAGGGATGACGTTGCAGCACGTGGCTGCTGAATGTAATAACTTAGATATGCTAAAGTGGCTTGTGGAAGACCGAGGCTGCGACGTCAACGTACGGGATAATTTAGGGATGACGTTGCAGCACATAGCTGCTGAATGTGGTAGCTCAGATGTGCTAAAGTGGCTTGTGGAAGACCGATGTTGCGACGTCAACGTACGGGACGATTCAGGAATGACGTTGCAGCACGTGGCTGCTCTATACAATTACTTAGATATTCTTGCGTCAACACGAATTTGA